The proteins below are encoded in one region of Streptomyces marianii:
- a CDS encoding rod shape-determining protein, which translates to MSVSLEQLRRCHVAVDLGAARTRVYVKGAGLVVDQPSVAAVNIRNGALIAVGEFAEQMTGRTPDYIRVMRPVSGGTVVDIDMAQRMLRHLLGEKLRRQLRRKPRLRAAACTPHEADPLAQRAAVETLVGLGARRVELVDTLIAAAVGCGLPVEQPTATMIMMCGAATTQVAVLSLGSIVTAARIPVGGEAVDHAVIQHLRHQHELMLPSQSVRPLQIALSENGLTLQGPSTTEIHGRDVATGMARSVRVDTAAVRDAIHTPLTAVLDGIGKILRECPPDLVADLADRGIMMVGGNALLPGLDQMLRDATGMPVLIAERPDVCAVLGLGEMLEGNISSMVLSPLTA; encoded by the coding sequence ATGTCCGTCAGTCTTGAGCAGTTGCGCCGCTGCCACGTCGCCGTGGACCTGGGTGCCGCGCGGACCCGGGTCTATGTGAAGGGTGCCGGACTGGTCGTCGACCAGCCCAGCGTCGCCGCCGTCAACATCCGCAACGGCGCCCTCATCGCCGTCGGCGAGTTCGCCGAGCAGATGACCGGCCGTACCCCCGACTACATCCGGGTGATGCGCCCCGTCTCCGGCGGCACCGTCGTCGACATCGACATGGCCCAGCGCATGCTGCGCCATCTCCTCGGCGAGAAGCTGCGCAGGCAGCTGCGCCGCAAGCCGCGGCTGCGCGCCGCCGCGTGCACACCGCACGAGGCCGATCCGCTCGCCCAGCGCGCCGCCGTGGAGACGCTGGTCGGACTCGGCGCCCGGCGGGTCGAGCTGGTCGACACGCTGATCGCCGCGGCCGTCGGCTGCGGTCTGCCGGTGGAGCAGCCGACCGCCACGATGATCATGATGTGCGGCGCGGCCACCACGCAGGTGGCCGTGCTGTCCCTCGGTTCGATCGTCACCGCGGCCCGTATCCCGGTCGGCGGCGAGGCCGTGGACCACGCCGTCATCCAGCACCTGCGCCACCAGCACGAACTGATGCTGCCGAGTCAGTCCGTGCGCCCCCTCCAGATCGCTCTCAGCGAGAACGGCCTCACTCTCCAGGGCCCCTCGACCACCGAGATCCACGGCCGGGACGTGGCCACCGGCATGGCGCGTTCGGTAAGGGTCGACACCGCGGCGGTACGGGACGCGATCCACACGCCGCTGACCGCCGTGCTGGACGGTATCGGAAAGATCCTGCGCGAGTGCCCGCCCGACCTCGTCGCCGATCTCGCCGACCGCGGCATCATGATGGTCGGCGGCAACGCGCTGCTGCCCGGGCTCGACCAGATGCTGCGCGACGCGACCGGGATGCCGGTGCTCATCGCCGAACGGCCCGATGTCTGCGCGGTGCTGGGACTCGGGGAGATGCTGGAGGGCAACATCAGCTCGATGGTCCTCTCCCCGCTCACCGCCTGA
- a CDS encoding SCO2400 family protein, whose translation MDYCHQCRRHLNGALACAGCGTPAEELRHFHPASVATESEVVVELAGPHGDEGRPPAGRRRAGGQGRRTRKAAGTRRARRKRGRKVLIGALGLALAAGALSLAELARESSGGGDDTAVEVREQESLEVDDIPEPTGSAEPPPGPSAVSEPPTTSSATARPTGSVGRGSTRPTVEASAPQEEPSESDPVAPDPSDDDGTPSPSGDPSQQPSKSAPPPPPPPAAEPAPSPTPTKDCWLIFWCS comes from the coding sequence ATGGATTACTGCCACCAGTGCCGCCGACACCTCAACGGGGCCTTGGCATGCGCGGGGTGCGGTACTCCCGCCGAGGAGCTGCGCCACTTCCACCCCGCCTCCGTCGCGACGGAGAGCGAGGTCGTCGTCGAACTGGCCGGCCCCCACGGCGACGAGGGTCGGCCGCCCGCCGGGCGCCGCCGTGCCGGCGGCCAGGGCCGCCGTACCCGCAAGGCCGCCGGCACCCGCAGGGCGCGCCGCAAGCGCGGGCGGAAGGTGCTCATAGGGGCACTGGGCCTGGCACTCGCCGCGGGCGCGCTGAGCCTGGCGGAACTGGCCCGGGAGTCCTCGGGCGGCGGTGACGACACGGCCGTCGAGGTGCGTGAACAGGAGTCCCTGGAGGTTGACGACATACCCGAGCCGACCGGCAGCGCGGAGCCGCCGCCGGGGCCGAGCGCGGTGAGCGAGCCGCCCACGACGTCGTCCGCCACGGCCCGACCGACGGGGTCGGTCGGGCGTGGCAGCACCAGACCGACGGTGGAGGCGTCCGCGCCGCAGGAGGAGCCGAGCGAGTCGGACCCGGTCGCGCCCGACCCGAGTGACGACGACGGCACGCCGTCCCCGAGCGGCGATCCGTCGCAGCAGCCCTCGAAGTCGGCTCCGCCCCCGCCGCCCCCGCCCGCCGCCGAGCCGGCCCCCTCCCCGACGCCGACGAAGGACTGCTGGCTCATCTTCTGGTGCTCGTGA
- a CDS encoding MarR family winged helix-turn-helix transcriptional regulator, with protein sequence MATTRTDPLTLEVVDLIGTVVARYHDEYEEAAARYQLTGAQARVLGLLSMEPTAMRRIARKLKCEPSNVTGIIDRLEARGLVERRPDPADRRVKIAAATEEGRRTARELRDALHFAREPLAELSAEERGTLRDLLKRMLGDAGAGA encoded by the coding sequence ATGGCCACCACGCGCACAGACCCGCTGACCCTCGAGGTCGTCGACCTCATCGGCACCGTCGTGGCGCGCTACCACGACGAGTACGAGGAGGCCGCCGCCCGCTACCAGCTCACCGGGGCACAGGCCAGGGTGCTCGGGCTGCTGTCCATGGAGCCGACCGCCATGCGCCGGATCGCCCGGAAGCTGAAGTGCGAGCCGTCGAACGTCACGGGGATCATCGACCGGCTGGAGGCGCGCGGCCTGGTGGAACGCCGGCCGGACCCGGCCGACCGCCGGGTGAAGATAGCCGCGGCCACGGAGGAGGGCCGCCGGACGGCGCGCGAGCTCCGCGACGCCCTGCACTTCGCGCGCGAGCCGCTCGCGGAGCTGTCGGCGGAGGAACGCGGGACGCTGCGGGACCTGCTGAAGCGAATGCTGGGCGACGCCGGGGCCGGCGCGTAG
- a CDS encoding NADP-dependent oxidoreductase, with translation MPALPTTSREWHLVSRPQGWPEPENFALREAPVSEPGEGRILVRNLHFSVDPYMRGRMNDVKSYVPPFQLDQPMEGGAVGEVVASNAEGFAVGDHVLHGLGWREYADVEAGQAAKVDASVAPLSAYLGVLGMPGLTAYAGLFEVASFKEGDAVFVSGAAGAVGSQVGQMAKLRGASRVIGSAGSDDKVKLLVEEYGFDAAFNYKKGPVAEQLKEAAPDGIDVYFDNVGGEHLEAAISSFNVHGRATLCGMIAQYNATEPTPAPRNLVMVIGKRLRLQGMLVNDHRALQGQFVQDVAGWLSSGELKYDETVVEGIENGFDAFLGLLRGENTGKMIVSLTR, from the coding sequence ATGCCCGCACTTCCCACGACCAGCCGCGAATGGCACCTCGTCTCCCGCCCCCAGGGCTGGCCCGAGCCGGAGAACTTCGCCCTGCGTGAGGCCCCGGTGAGCGAACCGGGCGAGGGGCGCATCCTCGTCCGCAACCTGCACTTCTCCGTCGACCCGTACATGCGCGGCCGCATGAACGACGTGAAGTCGTACGTACCGCCGTTCCAGCTCGACCAGCCCATGGAGGGCGGCGCCGTGGGCGAGGTCGTCGCGTCGAACGCGGAGGGCTTCGCGGTCGGCGACCACGTCCTGCACGGTCTCGGCTGGCGCGAGTACGCGGACGTGGAGGCCGGGCAGGCCGCCAAGGTCGACGCCTCCGTCGCCCCGCTCTCCGCCTACCTCGGTGTGCTCGGCATGCCGGGGCTCACCGCCTACGCCGGCCTGTTCGAGGTCGCGTCCTTCAAGGAGGGCGACGCGGTCTTCGTCTCCGGCGCCGCCGGTGCGGTCGGCAGCCAGGTCGGCCAGATGGCGAAGCTGAGGGGCGCCTCGCGCGTCATCGGCTCGGCCGGTTCCGACGACAAGGTCAAGCTCCTGGTCGAGGAGTACGGCTTCGACGCCGCCTTCAACTACAAGAAGGGCCCCGTCGCCGAGCAGCTGAAGGAGGCCGCCCCCGACGGCATCGACGTCTACTTCGACAACGTCGGCGGCGAGCACCTGGAGGCCGCGATCTCCTCGTTCAACGTGCACGGCCGCGCCACCCTCTGCGGAATGATCGCCCAGTACAACGCGACCGAGCCCACCCCCGCACCACGCAACCTCGTCATGGTCATCGGCAAGCGCCTGCGTCTGCAGGGGATGCTCGTCAACGACCACCGCGCGCTCCAGGGCCAGTTCGTCCAGGACGTCGCCGGCTGGCTGAGCTCGGGCGAGCTGAAGTACGACGAGACGGTCGTCGAGGGCATCGAGAACGGCTTCGACGCGTTCCTCGGCCTGCTGCGCGGCGAGAACACCGGGAAGATGATCGTCTCGCTGACCCGCTAG
- a CDS encoding organic hydroperoxide resistance protein, giving the protein MPIQQSDVLYTAVATAENGRDGRVATDDGKLDVVVNPPKEMGGSGAGTNPEQLFAAGYSACFQGALGVVARQENADVSGSTVTAEVGIGKNDEGFGIIVRISAVIPNVDAATARELVEKAHQVCPYSKATRGGITVELAV; this is encoded by the coding sequence ATGCCGATCCAGCAGTCCGACGTCCTCTACACCGCCGTCGCCACGGCGGAGAACGGCCGTGACGGCCGCGTCGCCACCGACGACGGCAAGCTCGACGTCGTCGTCAACCCGCCCAAGGAGATGGGCGGCTCCGGCGCCGGTACGAACCCGGAGCAGCTCTTCGCCGCCGGCTACAGCGCCTGCTTCCAGGGCGCGCTCGGCGTCGTCGCCCGCCAGGAGAACGCCGACGTCTCCGGCTCGACGGTCACCGCCGAGGTCGGCATCGGCAAGAACGACGAGGGCTTCGGCATCATCGTGAGGATCTCCGCGGTCATCCCGAACGTGGACGCCGCCACCGCCCGTGAGCTGGTCGAGAAGGCCCACCAGGTGTGCCCGTACTCCAAGGCCACCCGCGGCGGCATCACGGTCGAGCTCGCGGTCTGA
- a CDS encoding EI24 domain-containing protein codes for MRDLGAGFGYLVKGQRWVGRHGRWFGIGLLPGLITLVLYTGALVGLAYGADDLVSWATPFAAGWSSPWQGLFRGFLTALLWVFGLFLAVITFTAVTLLVGQPFYESLSEAVDRAEGGEVPRSGLPLWRELWISARDSLRIVIRVALYGVLLFALGFVPVVGQTVVPVLGFCVTGFFLAEELTAVALQRRRVELRERLALLRGRRMLTLGFGVPLALAFLVPFAAVLLMPGAVAGATLLVRDLAQDREEEEEEPGHRAPDQPPYAAPDPHAHPGAGQGPYTSRHQVPPAAPYGTGKDEARS; via the coding sequence ATGCGTGATCTGGGTGCGGGTTTCGGCTACTTGGTGAAGGGGCAACGGTGGGTCGGCCGCCACGGCCGGTGGTTCGGCATCGGGCTGCTGCCCGGGCTGATCACTCTCGTGCTGTACACCGGAGCCCTCGTCGGGCTCGCCTACGGCGCCGACGACCTCGTGAGCTGGGCCACCCCGTTCGCGGCGGGCTGGTCGTCGCCGTGGCAGGGGCTGTTCCGCGGCTTCCTCACGGCACTGCTGTGGGTCTTCGGTCTCTTCCTCGCCGTGATCACGTTCACCGCCGTGACGCTGCTGGTGGGCCAGCCGTTCTACGAGTCGCTCTCCGAGGCCGTCGACCGCGCCGAGGGCGGTGAGGTCCCGCGGTCCGGGCTGCCGCTCTGGCGCGAGCTGTGGATCTCCGCGCGGGACAGCCTGCGGATCGTGATCCGTGTCGCCCTCTACGGCGTGCTGCTCTTCGCGCTCGGCTTCGTCCCCGTCGTCGGCCAGACCGTGGTCCCCGTGCTCGGCTTCTGCGTCACCGGCTTCTTCCTCGCCGAGGAGCTCACCGCCGTGGCCCTCCAGCGGCGGCGTGTCGAGCTCAGGGAGCGTCTCGCGCTGCTGCGCGGCCGGCGCATGCTCACTCTCGGCTTCGGCGTTCCGCTGGCGCTGGCCTTCCTCGTCCCGTTCGCCGCGGTGCTGCTGATGCCGGGCGCGGTCGCGGGCGCCACCCTGCTGGTGCGCGATCTGGCGCAGGACCGGGAAGAGGAAGAGGAGGAGCCCGGGCACCGGGCGCCCGACCAGCCCCCGTACGCGGCTCCGGACCCCCATGCGCACCCCGGGGCCGGGCAGGGCCCGTACACCAGCCGCCACCAGGTCCCGCCCGCCGCCCCGTACGGCACCGGCAAGGACGAGGCCCGTTCCTAG